CGAGCCCACGGCCGGCCCCGGTGAGGTCGCGATCCGGGTCGCCCATGCCGGCATCCAGTGGGGCGACACGATGGTCCGGGACGGTCACTTCGCGGTGCCGCGTCCCTTCGTCCCGGGGTTCGAGGCGAGCGGGCACATCGTCGCGGTCGGCGAGGGTGTGGGCGAGGGCCGCCTGGGTGAAGCCGTGGTCGCCCTGACCACGGCCGGTGCGTGGGCGGAGGTGGTCGTGGCACCCGCGGTGCTGGCGCTGCCGACCGGCGAAATCCCGCTGCGGACAGCGGCAGGATTCGGTTGGGGCACACCGACTGCCTACGACCTCGTCAACACCGCCACGCGGGTGCGCCCCGGTGAGAGCGTGCTGATCCACGCGGGTGGCGGCGGAGTCGGCACGCTCGCCGTCCAGTTCGCCCGGTTGGCCGGTGCGGGCCGGATCGTCGGGGTGGTCGGCAGCGCGGCGAAGGCCGAGTACGCCGGCAGGTTCGGCTACGACGAGGTTCTGCTGCGCGACGAGTTCCCGGCGAAGCTCGACGGCGAGCGATTCGACGTGATCCTCGATCCGGTCGGCGGCCTGACCCGACAGCACAGCCTGCGGAGGCTCGCGCCGCACGGCCGGCTGGCGGTGTACGGCAACATCAGCGGCTACGAGCCCATCCTCGCCGACACCAACGACCTCCTCATGGAGGGCAAGTCACTCGTGACCTACAACAGCAACCTGTTGAGCCGGACTCACCCCGAGCGTCTCGCCGACACCGCCGCCCGCGCACTCGAACTCCTCACCCAGGAGCGGATACGCATCGACATCACAGCCGAATACAGCCCTGCGGAACTCGGCCTCGCGGTCCAGCGGCTGTTCGAGGGCGCGACCAACGGAAAGAGCGTCCTCCGGGTCGCCGGCCACCTCGGTGAGTGGTGAGCGGTGAGTGGTGAGCAGAAGAGGGGTGCGGACGGGGTTCGCACGCCGGCGATCGCGATGTGCCGCCGGTCGCTGACACCGGCGGATCGCCCGACCTTGCGGCCGGTGACGGCCCCCGGCGCCCTGGGGAGCCGCGGCGCCCGCGTGCCGGCCGCCGCCGGCGGCCCTACCGGATCTCTCCGGTAGGGCCGCTGTACCGCTGGGTCGCGGCGGCGGGAGCTGAACCCGCGCCCTCCTTGCCTTGGGCCACGGGCACCTAGGTCGTCGAGGTCGACCGGGTGGTTCCTCTCGACGTCCAGGCGATCGGGACGAAGCCGGGCAGGCGATCCGGCTACGCGAACGTGTCCGGGTAGCCGAGGTCGTAGTGGGGTGAGGTGGAGGAGGTCCAGGTGGTGCCGTCGAACTTGTCGCAGAGGGCTTGGTCGCCGGTGCCGACGCGGCGGCAGTAGGAGATGGTGCCGTCGGTGTTGGTGAGCCAGGAGCGGTCGGTGGCGTAGCCCCAGTCGTTGGCGGTGGAGCTGACGCTGGTCCAGCCGGTGGGTTTGAGGACGTTGCAGACGAGTGTCTGTGAGGTCTGGTCGCCGGAACGGCCGCAGACCGCGGGGCCGTCCTTCGTCGTCAGGTGGGCCATGTCAGCGGAGTCCGTGCTGGTCTGCACGTATCGGGTAGTGGCGGCGGAGACTCCGGAGGCGTTGTGGGCCACGACGGAGTAGGTGTAGTCCTGCTTCGCAGAGACCTGGATGTCCAGCAGCCGGGTACCGGTGACCGTGGCCAGGAGCACTCCGTTCCGGCTCACCTGGTAGTCGGCCGCGCCGGCGGCGGCACCCCACTGGAGGTCAACCCGTGAACCATGGGTCAACGCCGCGATGCTGCCGAGTGAGGACGGTACGGCCTGCGGCCCCGGGCCGGTGGCGAGGTCCTTGAAGTGGATGTACTGGAAGGTGCCGGTCGGTACCGTGCGCTCGTTGTACGTGCCGGTGTAGTTGTAGTTGTACTCCTCGATGGTCACGGTGCTGGTGCCCACCGATTCCACCCAGGCGACGTGGCCCGAGCCCCAGGCGACGGAACCCAGGCCGGGGCTGCCGTTGACGGTGAAGCCCAACGCCTGGGCCCGACTTCCCCAATCGGTGGCGTTGGCGTTGAACGGCATCTCGAAGCCGTTCCGGCTGTGCAGCCGCCAAGCGGCGAAGCTCGTGCACTCCCGGTTGTACTCGTGCCAGGTGTCGATCAGGGAGTCCATGGGAGCGGTTCTCCAGGGGGACGGGTAGTCGTCGACCCCGGCCGAAGCCGACGGCAGAGCCACGACGGAGAGCAGTATCGTCAGAAGGCCGTCAACAGACCACCGGCAAGTCGCCGCAGTCTGCTGTGAGTACGGCCTGATATCGCGCCGGAGGGCGCCGGTCTCCCAGCGGACACTGAACCCATGTTGAAGCCTTCCACCCCCGGCGCCCCGCGGCCGTGCGGTCACGGGTGCCGACGCCGCCACGGGAATCCTCGACACAGGGGTGCTTGATCAGGTCAACAAGCCAGTTCCATTCACTCGAACGGGCTAGGGCTGGTTGCTCCAGTGAGAGGAGATGCGGATGGGTCTTCGAAAAGCTCGGCGCGACGCCCACCGGTCCACCCTCCGGCGAAGCGAAGCATCATGGCTGTGGACAGTCAACTTCCCTGGAAAGTAATCAAGTTGATGCAAGCGGTCGGCCGGCCTCGGCCGTGTCGGACGGGCCCGCGCGGTCGGGGGCGACGGTCCGGGAGGACGGTCGGGGCGCCGGCGGTCGGCACAGTCGCCGTACTGCGCGCGGCAGGCACGGCAGAGGCCCTGCCGGATCTCGCCGACAAGGCCTCTGTACCGCCGGGGCGTGGTGGCGGCCCTGAACCCGCGGCCGCGCTGTCCTGAAGCAACGCGGACACCGGGGCGACCTCGGGGACAAGCGCCGCCGACCCGCACCGACAGCCGCTGGATGTTCGTGGCTGTTCGCCGATCCGCTGCCCCGTCGCAGCTCAGTCGGACCCTCGGTCGACCGGCCGAGAGGTGTCGTTCGTGCCTCCGTCCCGGCCGGCGACGGCCGCGGCGAGCGCGAGGTAGGCCTCGACCTTTGCCGCCTCGACGATGGTCGAGTCCGACAGCCGCTTGGGCAGTTTCGCCAAGTACGCCTGAGCGGCGTTGACGTGGTCGAGGTAGTCACTCATGCGGTCCCCCAGGAAGATGGTCGTTCGATGCATCCCGAGCGTAGGCCCAGCCCGCGCGTGGCGGAGTCTCTCCGGCCTCATCGGAGCTGTTGGGACCGGATACCGCTTCCGGAGGGCGAGAGTCCGCAACCGTCCGCACAGGCGGGCTGCCACTGATCTGCCGGGAGTGTCGGCCGGTGCTTCGATGCGGGAGTTCCTCGGCGCCGCACTGGAGAGACTGCTGTTCCCGGGCTCGATCACGTGGTTGGAGACATCGCCGTCCGGCGCCCCTGACCTGGCACCCCGGCACACACACCGAACCGCACTCACGAACGCCCCGGCCCCGCTCGTCGCGGCCTCCCGAAGCGGCGTCAACTGCGCCGGAATCCGGACGACCTGCGGACCGGAGGAACTGCTGGGCGCCTGGAGCGCCCGCTGACCTGCCACTGCCTGCCGAGCCTTGCCGGAGTCCAGCAGATACGGGGGCGGCCCGGCGTCAGCCGTTTCCGGCGGCATCCCATCTGACGCGACGGGTTGAGAAGATCACCGGCGGCCACGGCAGTTGCTGTGCCTCGTGCGGCAGACACGCCAGAGGCCCTACCGGATCTCTCCGGTAGGGCCTCTGTACAACTGGGTCGGGGTGGCGGGATTTGAACCCACGGCCTCTTCGTCCCGAATTACAGGCAGCGCGGTCGCTGAAGTCATCTATGCAGGTCATGGGTGGTGCGAGGGGTGCTGACGGTCGCTGCTGGACGGCCTGGTTGCTGTACTTCACTGCTGTACTTCTGCCTCCTGGTGATCGGGTCGGTCGGTGGCCTCAGCCGCTCTCCGGCGCACGGGCAGGCGACGAGCAACGAGGGTTGGCTGATCAGGTGAGCGCCGCGCCAGCGAGGGCACACAGCTCGGTACGGTTTGTCGAGCGCCTCCGCTGGGACGCTGCAGTGAGTGCGCACCAACACCTCGCGGTCTGCGGCGCGGTAGTCGTGGACGCGGAGCCAGAGGGTGCTCATCACCATCGCGAACTGCCTGCCGTGACTGCGAAGTGCGCAGCCGCTGTAGTAACGGTTGTCGGTGACCTCGCTGAGCGGTGCGAGCTGATCGGTGACGAGCGCGGCGAGGCTGCGGGATCCGCTGATCCAGGGATGAAGAACCCGGTGATGCCGGCGAGTCGGCCGTGGCGGTGGAGTGCGGTGCTCATGCCCGCCCTGGCAGTCTCGCCCTCGCCGGCACAGTTTGCTGCCATCGCGGAATAGATAGATAATGAAAGGCGACTCGGAATTCTCACATCCGGACTGGCGTACATGAATATGCTTGCCGATATCTTGATGAAGATTGATGGAATTGGGCTTGAGCTCGCCGATCCGCAAGGGGACTCATCGGCAGCCAAGCCAGTCGAGCATGGCCCTCTTTCGCAGCGCAGCCCGGTTCAGCAGCTGTTCCAGCGCCGGATTATTCAAGGGGCCATATCGCGGGAGACATTCCAGCATCCGGCAATCCAAGGAGCGCACTTACCTCGACTCGACGAAGCAGTGTGGTACCGAAAGGCGAGACGGCTTCCAAGCGTTCATCGTTCATTCTCGCAGTGGACCCGTGCTGTAGCAGTCGGTGGATACGTTTACCTGATACCCGAGGATGACTCACCTGCTCCGGATATTCAACTGTTCTCTAGGCTCGGAGGCATTCGTGGCCAGGTGAGGATTACAGGAGTGGCCGTGGATGGCATGACGCTCCAAGTGGCAGAACTTCGCTTCGAGACAGATCTCCGATGCCCCGAGGGTCCATGTGACAACGATGGTGGGTGCGGGGGATGCTGCGGAAAGTGCCGATGCGTTCGCTCTCTCCAGGGCGATTTTCTCATGAAAAAGTGCTTTTGCCCGCAGCATCACTAGGATGTCGCCATGCAGCCTGTATCTTACCTGTCAATTGGAACGGCGACTACTGCCTGTATTGGTACCTGGCTTGTTGGGGTTGTAGCTGGCATTATTGCGATTCAGCAGCTACGCAATGCCTCCTTCTTGCCCTGTGCAACTGCGGGCTGGGAGATCGGATGGCAAGGGGAGGAAGAAGCGAAGAATCGGCGCATGGTGGTCATTCACCTAACGAATCACGGTGGCGCCGCAGGGATGGTTGAACGCATCGTCATGACGGATCCAGACCATGATGTAATTGACGCTACGATCTGCGTTGGCTGGGAGGAGGCGCCCCAGCAGCCCCTCCCATTTATATTACCCGGAAAATCATCTGCGGTGATTGTACTCAAGCCGTCAGAGTCGCCCCAGTTTGTCGGCAACAGAAGGGCGCTCGTCATATATGGCAACGGCAAGAAGAAATGCCTTCCCATGAAGAAGGTGGAGCTGAGTCTCAGTGCGGAGAAAACTACGATCCCCCCGGGCGCATTGGTTAATACTGGAAGTGCAGATCTGGGGGAGCATTAGGGGTTGACCGTATCAGCGGTCGCCAACCGATCTGGCGACCAGTAGGGAGTACCCGAGGTAGAAGTGGCTCAGCTGCGTCATGACGGAGAGGAAGTTGAGAGTCTCCCACTTGTGTTGGAAATCGTCATTGGCGACCTCTTGGAACGCCTCGGCGTGGCGGTCCCAGTGGATCAGGTCTCCGTACTGGAAGAGGGAGAGGACCTCTTGTGGCTTGACGTCCTCGCCTGGCACGGGCAGGTTCGGATGCGCCCCCATCAGTTCGAGTGCCCGGCGGTCTGCCATCGCTGTGAGCAAGCGGGAGTTCAGCTGCCCGTGGGCGCGGTTCCACAGTCGTTGAAGCTCTAGCCGTTGATCGCGGTGTTCGTCGTGATGCTGATGTGCTATTTGGCCGATGATCTTTCGCACCTGGCTGTAGCTCGCTGGCTCCTGCGCGCTCGCCATCTGGCGGAAGAGGACGGTGGTCCCTCGGATGGCTTCCTTCACTGGGAAGTCGGCAACCACCGCCTCGACTCCGTCATTCATGTTGATGGAGACTCCGCTGCTGTGGCTGAGGACCGTGGACTCAGACAGCTCCTGGCAGGTATGGACGTATCGACGCAGGATCCTCAGCTCGGCAGCAGAGATTCCTGGGAGCTTCGCGAACGATGCGGGGTTGGGCAGGTCGAAGACGAGTCGGAAGAGCTGCCACCAGTAGGCGTAACCTTCCGGATTTGGGCTGCGATCGGCATACGGTGGTGCGA
The sequence above is drawn from the Kitasatospora sp. NBC_00315 genome and encodes:
- a CDS encoding CHAP domain-containing protein, whose product is MDSLIDTWHEYNRECTSFAAWRLHSRNGFEMPFNANATDWGSRAQALGFTVNGSPGLGSVAWGSGHVAWVESVGTSTVTIEEYNYNYTGTYNERTVPTGTFQYIHFKDLATGPGPQAVPSSLGSIAALTHGSRVDLQWGAAAGAADYQVSRNGVLLATVTGTRLLDIQVSAKQDYTYSVVAHNASGVSAATTRYVQTSTDSADMAHLTTKDGPAVCGRSGDQTSQTLVCNVLKPTGWTSVSSTANDWGYATDRSWLTNTDGTISYCRRVGTGDQALCDKFDGTTWTSSTSPHYDLGYPDTFA
- a CDS encoding zinc-binding alcohol dehydrogenase family protein, coding for MRAIILTGDGTYRATELDEPTAGPGEVAIRVAHAGIQWGDTMVRDGHFAVPRPFVPGFEASGHIVAVGEGVGEGRLGEAVVALTTAGAWAEVVVAPAVLALPTGEIPLRTAAGFGWGTPTAYDLVNTATRVRPGESVLIHAGGGGVGTLAVQFARLAGAGRIVGVVGSAAKAEYAGRFGYDEVLLRDEFPAKLDGERFDVILDPVGGLTRQHSLRRLAPHGRLAVYGNISGYEPILADTNDLLMEGKSLVTYNSNLLSRTHPERLADTAARALELLTQERIRIDITAEYSPAELGLAVQRLFEGATNGKSVLRVAGHLGEW